CTCCACTGTACAACCACCTCTCTAAGTGTCAACCTCCACTGTACAACCACCTCTCTAAGTGTCAACCTCCACTGTACAACCACCTCTTTAAGTGTCAACCTCCACTGTACAACCACCTCTTTAAGTGTCAACCTCCACTGTACAACCACCTCTCTAAGTGTCAACCTCCACTGTACAACCACCTCTCTAAGTGTCAACCTCCACTGTACAACCACCTCTCTAAGTGTCAACCTCCACTGTACAACCACCTCTTTAAGTGTCAACCTCCACTGTACAACCACCTCTCTAAGTGTCAACCTCCACTGTACAACCACCTCTCTAAGTGTCAACCTCCACTGTACAACCAGCTCTCTAAGTGTCAACCTCCACTGTACAACCACCTCTCTAAGTGTCAACCTCCACTGTACAACCACCTCTCTAAGTGTCAACCTCCACTGTACAACCACCTCTCTAAGTGTCAACCTCCACTGTACAACCACCTCTTTAAGTGTCAACCTCCACTGTACAACCACCTTGTCAATTTCAACGGTACCACCACCTCGTTAAGTATTACCCAAGGGAACTACAGGGTTGCAACTAGACTATAGTTCTGGTAATTAGTACAGGGTTGGTACTAGGCTAGTTTTGTTCATCAGTGGGCGGAAGTACTCGGGTGCACAATAGTTCTGTGTACCAGTAGGCGGAACTACATGTACAAAGACGTCTTTACTTGTTATGGAACGTAGTCATCTGCGACATTCCACTGCAGCCTGTAAATGATCGACCTtgaaccagacactccagtgactgacatcacgaTCATCACTTTGTCGGGCACAGGGACAATCCTGAATCAGCGGTCACGTGATCAATCACGTGTTTGACGAATGACGAATAACTTTAACCCCCAAAAGAAAGAAGTATAGGTGACAAACTGTTCTATGATTAATCATTCTTGTACACCGAGACTTTCCAGGTGGCACCGCATTTCGTGCTGCTGTCGCCGAAACATGCCTTGCTGCATGCTGAGTCATCCAAAAGGCTGTGTCCGCTTGTGTCCAGGCTACTGCCACACGAACAGTCCTTGCCTTTCTGGAAACAATATAAGCATGCATGTCTTAAAGATGTCTGACTGAAGTGTTGACAATACAGGCCGTGGGTGATGTTCAGGACGCAGGTGGTAAGTTATCTGTGGGTGACGTTCAGGAAGTAGGCGGTAGGTGATCTGTGGGTGATGTTCAGAATGTAGGGAGTAAAAGATCTGTGGGTGATGTTCAGGACGTAGTGAGTAAGTGATCTGTGGGTGATGTTCAGGATGAAGGGAGTAAAAGATCTGTGAGTAATGTTCAGGACGTAGTGAGTAAGTGATCTGTGGGTAATGTTCAGGATGTAGGGAGTAAGTGATCTGTGGGTGATGTTCAGGATGTAGGGAGTAAGTGACCTGTGGGTGATGTTTAGGACGTAGGGGGTAAGTGATCTGTGGGTGATGTTCAGGACGCAGGTGGTAAGTGATCTGTGTGTGACGTTCAGGAAGTAGGGGGTAAGTGATCTGTGGGTGATGTTCAGAATGTAGGGAGTAAAAGATCTGTGGGTGATGTTCAGGACGTAGGGGGTAAGTGATCTGTGGGTGATGTTGAGAACGTAGGGGGTAAGTGATCTGTGGGTGATATTCAGTTCGTAGGGGGTAAGTGATCTGAGGGTGATATTCAGGATGTAGGGGCTAAGTGATCTGTGGGTGATGTTCAGGATGTAGGGAGTAAGTGATCTGTGGCTGATGTTCAAGACATAGGGAGTAAGTGATCAGCGGGTGATGTTCAGGATGCAGGTGATAAGTGATCAGTGGGTGATGTTCAGGATGTAGGGGGCAAGTGATCTGTGGGTGACGTAGAGGATATAGTGGATAAGTAATCTATGTCACTAAATGTCTCCTTGTAGAGATATTGATCTGTTTTGAAATCTGACGACAATGTGTTATCCCTTACTGACAAATCGTGGTAGCAGAATCATGATACTAAGTGATCTGAGGGTGATGTTGAGGACGCAGGTGATAAGTGATTTGTGGGTGATGTTCAGGACGCAGGTGGTAAGTGATCTGTGGGTGATGTTCAGGACGCAGGTGATAAGTGATCTGTGGGTGATGTTCAGGATGTAGGGGGCAAGTGATCTGTGGGTGACGTAGAGGATATAGTGGATAAGTAATCTATGTCACTAAATGTCTCCTTGTAGAGATATTGATCTGTTTTGAAATCTGACGACAATGTGTTATCCCTTACTGACAAATCGTGGTAGCAGAATCATGATGCTAAGTGATCTGAGGGTGATGTTGAGGACGCAGGTGATAAGTGATTTGTGGGTGATGTTCAGGACGCAGGTGGTAAGTGATCTGTGGGTGATGTTCAGGACGCAGGTGATAAGTGATCTGTGGGTGATGTTCAGGATGTAGGGGGCAAGTGATCTGTGGGTGACGTAGAGGATATAGTGGATAAGTAATAAGTATTGTCTCCTTGAAGAGATATTGTTCTGTTTTGAAATCTGACGCCAATGTGTTATACCTTACTGACAAATCGTGGTAGCAGAATCATGATGCAATCTCTTTGGCTGGCTGTCAAGAACAGTAGGCTAacagttaatgttaatagataaggACCCTACGCAAATAGCTGCTGGTCCTATTAAACATCACATATACCATGTGGAGGGATTTAGAAACGCTCCCACAACGCAACAAAAGCAGCCAGGTTTTTCAAGCGCTCGTGAAATCCTCACTCAGCACAAAGCAGACTGACGTGGCGTATGCGACTCATTGTATCCCATACTTGCACCCTATCACTGTATCCATCACTGTATCCACCACTGTATCCTATCACTGTATCCATCACTGTACCCTATCACTGTATCCATCACTGTATCCACCACTGTACCCTATCACTGTACCCTATCACTGTATCCATCACTGTTCCCTATCACTGTACCCTATCACTGTACCCTATCACTGTATCCATCACTACCCTATCACTGTATCATCACTGTACCCTATCACTGTATCCACCACTGTACCCTATCACTGTATCCTATCACTGTATCCATCACTGTATCCATCACTGTATCCACCACTGTACCCTATCACTGTTCCCTATCACTGTACCCTATCACTGTATCCACCACTGTACCCTATCACTGTATCCATCAATGTACCCTATCACTGTATCCATCACTGTACCCTATCACTGTACCCTATCACCGTATCCATCACTGTATCCACCACTGTACCCTATCACTGTATCCATCACTGTACCCTATCACTGTATCCATCACTGTATCCATCACTGTATCCGCCACTGTACCCTATCACTGTACCTTATCACTGTATCCATCACTGTACCCTATCACTGTACCCGATCACTGTACCTTATCACTATATCCATCACTGTACCCTATCACTGTATCCATTACTGTACCCTATCACTGTACCCTATCACTGTATCCATCACTGTACCCTATCACCGTACCCTATCACTGTACCCTATCACTGTATCCATCACTGTACCCTATCACTGTATCCATCACTGTACCAAATCACTGTACCCCATTACTGTACCCATCATCGTACTCCACTTTATCCATCCATTGCTATACCAGTGATTGTGCCGTATTTCTGTACCCATCACTGTACCTAATCACTGTTCCCCCGTCTCGGTTGTAAGTCTGTATGTGGAGCACATATCTGTAGGTTTGATAGTACATTTGATGTACATAGTGTTCCGTGTCTTGTTCTGTGCGAGTACACCAATCATTGTTGTTAGGCGTTTTCCTTTACGCTGTGTAATGTAGGAAAGTGTTGGAAACTCACGTGGAGGGCGAGGTAGGGTTTGTTGAGAGTCCGGCAGTGTGCTGAGCACATGGGGATGGTCATGGCGTTGCTGCTGATGTCGTCGTCGGTTGGGAGGAGGCGGTCTTTGTTTGCCTGTTGGTAGCAACCCTGATAGATGTCTGGagtaacaaaaaacaacaaaaaacagggTGAACATGTTATTATGATGCATTATCAAGGAGTCACTATCAAAGAGAGGTTTTGAAAATAGCGCTATCAAACTGCAGTAGGAAGATTTTACACATCACAATTAGGGGTGGGCGGACTGTGTTGAACGCAGCTTCAGGTATCACAGAACAAATATTGCATGTATTGGCAAGATTGTGGACGTGACTGTCAGTGTCGACGTGCATACTGTGggtcatgttttgtttgtttcctgtttaatgCGCTCAGCAACATatcgagtctgaatcagacaatccaaatatcaacagcatgagcatcaatctaaacAACCAAGGGAGCGAGCATGACCACGTGGTTCTGAGAGTTGCctattatgacaagtatggcttactgaagacccattctCTACCGAATCGTGACGACTTcagttgtcatggttactgGACATGATTGACAGTGACATGTTCCTGACCATCAATAGAATTTACCTTCGCCGttatttttcacattgctgtttGTTATTGGGAATTGGTGGAAACCTAAAGAAGATGACATACATGGCAATGTCGTAGTTGTGGTAGAACTTGTTGTGGGCGTTGTAGTAAgagttgtagtagttgttgtacgTGTTGTAGTAGGagtggtagtagttgtagtagttgttggcGGTGTAGTAGTTGTTGGcgttgtagtagttgtaggcgttgtagtagttgtagtaggagtggtagtagtagttgttggcGTTGCAGTAGTTGTAGGCGTTGTAGTAGGAGCCCTAGTTGTTGTAGGCGGTGTAggagtggtagtagtagttgtaggcgTTGTAGTTGGAGTCTTAGTTGTTGTAGGCGTTGTAGTAggagtggtagtagtagttgtaggcgTTGTAGTTGGAGTCGTAGTTGTTGTAGGCGTTGTAGGAggggtggtagtagtagttgttagcgttgtagtagttgttggcgttgtagtagttgtagacGTTGTAGGAGGggtggtagtagttgttgttggcGTTGTAGTAGGCGTCGTAGTTGTCGCAGCTGATGTATGTGTTGCAGTAGTTGTCGATGCTGTTTTAGGCGTTGTAGTAGTTGTCtcagtagttgttgtagttggTGTAGCCGCAGTAGTGATTGTCGTTGTAGGTGTCGTAGTAGGTGTTGTAGGCGCCCTTGTTGATGTAGGAGTCGTGGTTGGCGCCGTAGCTTGAACTGTTATTGGCGTTGTAGCCGCTGTTGTGACAGAAGTATGTGTCGTAGTAGGCAATGCTGCAGACGATGGTGTTGGCGTTGTTGCTGGCGTTGTAGGAGTTGTGGACGAAGAAAACGATGTAGCCGTTGCTGGTTGGGCATCTAGAAAGATGATAGAATGAGCAAAAGTTAGTTGCTTCTACGTTATAAAGGTTGTGGACGTGTCAGATACCCCACCCAAACATatataaattttaaaaataataaaccagTCGGGATCATCCTCAGACAATGCTTACGGCGTAGAGGGGTTGACTGGGTGATCGATTTCAGCAGCTTTcacaacactgaaacacatgCCACATGTCTTTAAGGATGAAACCTTGTTCGAATTATGTTATTGTAACAGGCTGAAACTTCATGTGTTGCGttatttttatcaaaacatatttatacatCTGTGTTGTTTTGGGTCAACAGACGTTCATTGTGTTCACAATGAGTAGTCAGCAAGTAGTATTTTAGGTGTTTAATGTAGGTCTCTGATTGTTTTGGATCAGTCCATTACAGGGTCATAGGGCAAGCAGGTTATTCTATCTTTCTGTCAGTTATATGATTTGCAACGATCACTTGATTGATTGGGATTGGCTCATTTCAAATCATGGGTCATCAGCCATTTTCACTTATACAGTACTTGTGATCCTCACCCCAGTGCTCATGACTTGTCACCCTCACCCAGTGCTCATGACTTGTCACCCTCACCCCAGTGATCATCACATGTCACCCTCACCCCAGTGATCATCACTTGTCACCCTCCCCCAGTGATCATCACTTGTCACCCTCACCCCAGTGCTCATCACTTGTCACCCTCACTCCAGTGATCATGACTTGTCACCCTCACCTCAGTGATCATCACATGTCACCCTCACTCCAGTGATCATCACTTGTCACCCTCACTCCAGTGATCATCACTTGTCACCCTCACTCCAGTGATCATGACTTGTCACCCTCACTCCAGTGCTCATCACTTGTCACCCTCACTCCAGTGATCATGACTTGTCACCCTCACCCCAGTGATCATCACATGTCACCCTCACCCCAGTGATCATCACTTGTCACCCTCACTCCAGTGATCATGACTTGTCACCCTCCCCTAGTGATCATGACTTGTCACCCTCAACCCAGTGCTCATCACTTGTCACCTCACTCCAGTGCTCATCACTTGTCACCCCTACGTGTTGTGCACAGGAAAACCAGACACAGAACACTCTACTTACTAGGTTAGTAATTATAGTACATTATTACCATACACTCTTCTGTATGCGCACCTAAGTGTCTAAAGTAAGCATATTTAGTAAACTATATATGTAGTATCATTAGCAAATGTAAGGATACTCTCATGCAGGAAAGTGTCTATGACTGATGATTTTATATAACTGAATTACATCATGCTTATTTATATAAAATTAATTATATAAATCACATAATGAAGTAAACATTTCCTTGTAATTATGTGGTTTGTATCAATTAATTTTCAGTCAcgtgacatatgtatatatttcatgagtTATAATTTCTTGGCTCAGGTATCCCAATCCTGTACTAGACGACGGGTGGATTGCCTGTTacaacactcccgtgtcacccacagggtacgcatgttatagcctgtttcATGATTCATGCATAAGTGATGTATTTTCTTATGGTTGCATATATTGTATTAATGTCTTGCATTATGTACCTGATAACATGACGACATGTTATAATTTGATAAACCCACTCGTAAGAAACATATTTGTATCTGTACTTTCAATGACATAAGGATATGATGTATGCATTATTACAGACAGTTACGTACCTGTAAACCTATGCTTATTGATTGTATGTAACGTAAAGGGGTGTAATATGTATGGTTTAGATTTTAACCTCTGAATGAATTTGTATTTATGATGACACTATTGTTACAGAGTGTCCACTGATATCAAGAGATATCTACCGACCGGAGAATATACGAGTTCACCTCACACCTGCAGCCTCTTATTCGTAGTATCCTAGAGGGTAAATCCCAGGTCGCAATATTATCATAACAGTAAATGGGTACTCGGTGTCTTTTCAGCTTCCCTCCTTTGTCAGGCAGTTAATGAAATATCTCGGGATTCTGCATATGGTAATGTCCTGGACCtcttttcacaaaacactaaggTGGTCGCAAGTCGTGAAGGTAGCATTGGCACATTGTTAATGAGTGGGAGTAAAGGTTAGCCTTTGTCAAGGCTGATCCGTGAAAACAGACGCGAAAAATAGCTCATCAGTC
The window above is part of the Haliotis asinina isolate JCU_RB_2024 chromosome 1, JCU_Hal_asi_v2, whole genome shotgun sequence genome. Proteins encoded here:
- the LOC137265426 gene encoding uncharacterized protein — encoded protein: MECSYLHAQICPTSNGYIVFFVHNSYNASNNANTIVCSIAYYDTYFCHNSGYNANNSSSYGANHDSYINKGGSYYNAYNYCNANNYYYHSYYNYYNAYNYYNANNYYTANNYYNYYHSYYNTYNNYYNSYYNAHNKFYHNYDIAMYVIFFRFPPIPNNKQQYIYQGCYQQANKDRLLPTDDDISSNAMTIPMCSAHCRTLNKPYLALHTYNRDGGTVISHRSLTPYILNITHRSLSPYILNITLRSLTPYELNITHRSLTPYVLNITHRSLTPYVLNITHRSFTPYILNITHRSLTPYFLNVTHRSLTTCVLNITHRSLTPYVLNITHRSLTPYILNITHRSLTPYILNITHRSLTHYVLNITHRSFTPFILNITHRSLTHYVLNITHRSFTPYILNITHRSPTAYFLNVTHR